In Amyelois transitella isolate CPQ chromosome 3, ilAmyTran1.1, whole genome shotgun sequence, a single genomic region encodes these proteins:
- the LOC106132972 gene encoding alpha-crystallin B chain: MSKINQMIKIAILIIITRPVHSKDPVRLKKIDDQLLKKFDQGLIHTLAYHYLWPFTNLVQTAETDEGLELLQIQSDNKRYEINFNVKKFKPEELKVKVNYHYITVEGKHKEMYAQRPILTNHFKQQFDLPVGSKPEEVTAILNATRILTVSVPKHDVPPPLPEREVPIEVRLPDPTTTTEMSTDGDEDLEPAPQEEIEDIKERKKKELLSVKKGNEVAINGENDLDNVIDTQTEELIMV, translated from the coding sequence atgtcaaaaataaaccaaatgaTCAAGATAGcgatactaataataataacaagacCTGTGCACAGCAAAGACCCGGTgagattaaagaaaattgatgACCAACTACTGAAAAAATTTGATCAAGGATTGATACACACTTTAGCTTATCATTACTTATGGCCATTTACAAATTTAGTTCAAACTGCAGAAACAGACGAGGGCCTAGAACTTCTTCAAATACAGTCGGACAACAAAAGATAtgagataaattttaatgttaagaAATTCAAACCTGAagaattaaaagttaaagtgAATTATCATTATATAACAGTGGAAGGGAAACACAAAGAGATGTATGCTCAAAGACCAATTCTAACTAATCACTTCAAACAGCAGTTTGATCTGCCAGTAGGTAGCAAACCTGAGGAAGTGACGGCAATTTTGAACGCAACAAGAATCTTAACTGTGTCAGTGCCGAAGCATGATGTACCTCCCCCACTGCCTGAAAGGGAAGTTCCTATTGAAGTAAGATTACCAGATCCGACCACTACTACTGAAATGTCCACAGATGGTGATGAAGATTTAGAACCAGCTCCACAAGAAGAGATTGAAGATATAAAAGaaaggaaaaagaaagaattgttgTCTGTGAAAAAAGGAAATGAAGTCGCTATAAATGGGGAGAATGACTTGGATAATGTTATTGATACACAAACTGAGGAACTAATAATGGTTTAA
- the LOC132902777 gene encoding uncharacterized protein LOC132902777 produces MKSIVVLFMLVACCYCLGGNEVMLEDSRAKKKKGSLKIWAMILLLVFSKVAAIKVATFFMFMAFFQKLFYIIGLVLNYFLKSKSMVVPKPQPVYGAPQEYNTLGYSYGPPEPDSYAGSENPLLALADISGGSLNWLFNKNH; encoded by the exons atgaaaTCAATTGTGGTTTTGTTTATGTTGGTGGCATGCTGTTACTGTCTAGGAGGCAATGAGGTGATGCTAGAAGATTCTAGAgcaaagaagaagaagggTTCCCTCAAGATTTGGG cTATGATCTTACTTTTGGTGTTCTCCAAAGTCGCCGCCATCAAAGTGGCAACGTTCTTCATGTTCATGGCATTCTTCCAAAAACTCTTCTACATCATCGGCCTTGTTCTCAACTACTTCTTGAAGAGCAAATCTATGGTGGTCCCCAAGCCCCAGCCTGTGTATGGGGCTCCACAGGAGTACAACACCTTAGGGTACAGCTATGGACCACCCGAGCCTGATTCCTATGCGGGCTCAGAGAATCCCTTGCTAGCTTTAGCGGACATTTCAGGAGGATCATTGAACTGGCTTTTCAATAAGAATCATTAG
- the LOC106132970 gene encoding uncharacterized protein LOC106132970 — MKMRSTVLIMFILSVTICFVAGQNIEETRGKKKKIALFVYFADLIVKKIFILKLIYAFVFWVVIHKAGYFLAWFTSYLKEQKVHDHHPTYHYDQHDHRQPAYIAYGKSYRVM; from the exons ATGAAGATGCGGTCTACAGtgttaataatgtttattttatctgtgacAATATGTTTTGTTGCTGGCCAGAATATCGAGGAGACTAGaggaaagaaaaagaaaattgcatTGTTTG TATACTTCGCCGACCTGATAGTAAAGaagattttcattttgaaGCTGATCTATGCGTTCGTGTTTTGGGTGGTGATACACAAGGCTGGCTACTTCCTGGCCTGGTTCACCAGCTACCTGAAGGAACAGAAGGTCCATGATCATCATCCCACCTATCACTATGACCAGCATGATCACAGACAGCCGGCGTATATAGCGTATGGAAAGTCTTATAGAGTGATGTAG